A single window of Perognathus longimembris pacificus isolate PPM17 unplaced genomic scaffold, ASM2315922v1 HiC_scaffold_5225, whole genome shotgun sequence DNA harbors:
- the LOC125345025 gene encoding KH homology domain-containing protein 1-like codes for MDTCSLSMGAWWTEPENFSAPLVLYLEEEQEEEIFGQEDRYLRCMEEHSHTLIQLEPWFTITGHTRVTVVGSPRARQWLMGMIWLLEHKDFHYRARGYQMLQSVRSQPLTKEDLATCLRVQLDSLVVKGYQDK; via the exons ATGGACACGTGCTCTCTCAGCATGGGAGCATGGTGGACCGAGCCTGAAAATTTCAGTGCTCCGTTGGTTTTGTAcctggaagaggagcaggaggaggagattttCG GGCAGGAGGACAGATATCTTCGCTGCATGGAGGAGCACAGCCACACCCTCATTCAGCTGGAGCCCTGGTTCACCATCACAGGCCACACTCGAGTCACCGTGGTGGGGTCTCCAAGGGCCAGGCAATGGCTGATGGGCATGATATGGCTTTTGGAGCACAAGGACTTTCACTATCGAGCTCGAG gctaccaGATGCTGCAAAGTGTCCGGAGCCAGCCACTAACCAAAGAAGACTTGGCCACCTGCCTCCGTGTGCAGCTGGACTCCTTGGTGGTGAAAGGCTACCAGGACAAGTGA
- the LOC125345027 gene encoding protein BRAWNIN-like, whose translation MPVGISWPSYLKMAAASLLAMCASAQVVHSYYRPDLTRPESPPKPGELKTELLGLKERQHKPQVAKQ comes from the coding sequence ATGCCTGTGGGCATTTCCTGGCCTAGTTATCTGAAAATGGCAGCGGCCAGCCTCCTGGCCATGTGTGCCAGTGCCCAAGTGGTGCACAGTTACTACCGGCCCGACCTGACAAGACCTGAAAGTCCACCAAAGCCTGGAGAACTCAAAACAGAGCTCTTGGGACTAAAAGAGAGACAACACAAACCTCAGGTCGCAAAGCAATAA